A single genomic interval of Helianthus annuus cultivar XRQ/B chromosome 6, HanXRQr2.0-SUNRISE, whole genome shotgun sequence harbors:
- the LOC110932819 gene encoding protein FAR1-RELATED SEQUENCE 5-like: protein MASNTLADGGDDAPNYQLHGVEQVSPNTGTKRYIPDSPSSLTPAEGMLFDTVDDAYNFYKTYAEAGGWTVRKGTQHENRGIVINKYFFCSKEGQKDFRPVDTLVEQSSDRWVRRVPSKRTGCQAAIKIKLTNAKKYLLYHFIEAHNHDFVHQEDLHLLKENRGINRAHEEMINKMSHLNIGPVRAFNIMKEVYGGFDKVGATKVDFKNFKKELNLFIGEFDAEMFVKRLMRKKEFLPNFSCEYETTDEGVLKCIFWADEDMKRNYYMFGDVISFDATYKRNKYNMMFVPFTGIDNHNRNVTLGAAILGSETAETYSWLLRAIKNAYGYAPPVIVTDQDPAMKKAIADVWPKSRHRLCMWHIMDKLTTKVGAALCSNTDFRKRLSAVVWTDSLLPEAFEAEWAAIIHDFGLTYHEWLTYIYGLRESWIPAYYREEEMSGLMRTSSRSESENHFFGKISNPKCTLVEFLSHFDTAIEAQRHEHRKNDHDTRYTNPGEWSDFVLEKQAAQIYTRTLFLDVQLEIQHAIHRCTSVRLDHVGDFIKFFIKDLDQPFMIHEEDVTVKCICNRFEQFGLLCSHIFCVLRILDIREFPKQYILRRWTREAVPNSSPRSILTDGGDPDRSEEVNRCVREISHATEYVVNKLISKFDKLSDFCDHIKQFMSVADEAQINAPPKTRRNRFAELLGVAPESTATIRVPVGTRFKGCGSHKRLKSQKERAISQSGSKHRQCSLCKKYGHNRVTCWKYTVVVPEAGASRNAGGNEDTIREGDAAMVVEGDGPGSNDDDDVFYTSGNDADMDDEDMAE, encoded by the exons ATGGCTTCGAACACCCTTGCTGATGGTGGAGATG ATGCACCTAATTACCAATTACATGGTGTTGAACAAGTCTCTCCAAACACTGGAACAAAGAGATATATTCCAGATTCACCCTCTTCGTTGACGCCAGCAGAGGGAATGTTATTCGACACAGTTGATGACGcgtataacttttataaaacttaCGCAGAAGCGGGAGGTTGGACTGTAAGGAAGGGCACACAGCACGAGAACCGTGGTATTGTTATAAACAAGTACTTTTTTTGTTCAAAGGAGGGTCAAAAAGACTTTCGACCGGTCGATACCTTAGTCGAACAGTCGTCTGATAGGTGGGTACGTAGGGTACCATCCAAAAGGACCGGATGCCAAGCTGCGATCAAAATAAAGCTTACTAATGCTAAGAAGTATTTGCTGTATCATTTTATAGAGGCGCACAACCATGATTTTGTGCATCAAGAAGATTTACATCTTCTCAAGGAAAACAGGGGTATTAATCGTGCTCACGAAGAGATGATAAACAAGATGTCACATCTCAACATTGGTCCTGTTCGTGCATTTAACATTATGAAGGAAGTGTATGGTGGGTTCGACAAAGTCGGTGCGACCAAAGTCGattttaaaaatttcaagaaaGAATTAAATCTTTTTATCGGAGAGTTTGATGCGGAAATGTTTGTCAAGCGACTGATGAGGAAAAAGGAGTTTTTACCGAACTTCTCTTGTGAATATGAAACGACAGACGAAGGTGTGTTGAAGTGCATTTTTTGGGCCGACGAGGATATGAAGAGAAATTATTATATGTTTGGGGACGTTATATCATTTGATGCTACCTACAAGCGTAACAA GTATAACATGATGTTTGTCCCTTTCACTGGGATTGATAATCATAATAGGAACGTGACACTTGGTGCTGCAATTCTCGGTTCTGAAACGGCAGAGACGTATAGCTGGTTACTTAGGGCGATCAAGAACGCATATGGGTACGCGCCTCCCGTAATCGTTACTGACCAGGACCCTGCGATGAAAAAGGCTATAGCGGATGTTTGGCCTAAGTCGAGGCATCGGTTATGTATGTGGCATATCATGGATAAACTCACTACAAAG GTCGGGGCTGCCCTATGTTCAAATACAGATTTCAGGAAAAGATTGTCTGCAGTTGTTTGGACTGATTCTCTATTGCCCGAAGCGTTTGAGGCTGAATGGGCAGCTATTATTCATGATTTCGGTTTAACCTACCATGAATGGCTGACGTATATATACGGGCTACGTGAATCATGGATTCCAGCTTACTATCGCGAAGAAGAAATGTCTGGTCTTATGCGGACATCATCTAGGTCCGAAAGCGAGAATCACTTTTTTGGCAAGATTAGCAATCCAAAGTGCACGTTGGTTGAATTTCTTAGCCACTTCGATACGGCTATTGAAGCGCAAAGGCACGAGCATCGGAAAAACGATCATGACACTCGATACACCAACCCTGGAGAGTGGAGTGATTTTGTTCTCGAGAAGCAAGCAGCTCAGATATATACCAGAACTTTATTTTTGGATGTTCAACTCGAGATTCAACATGCTATTCATCGTTGTACTAGTGTCAGATTAGATCACGTCGGTGATTTCATTAAGTTTTTTATAAAGGATCTCGATCAGCCAT TTATGATACACGAGGAGGATGTTACTGTTAAGTGTATCTGCAACAGGTTTGAGCAGTTTGGATTGTTGTGTAGTCACATTTTTTGCGTGTTACGGATTCTTGATATAAGGGAGTTTCCGAAACAATATATATTGAGGCGTTGGACGCGTGAAGCTGTTCCAAATAGTTCCCCCAGGTCCATTCTTACGGATGGTGGAGATCCAGATCGTAGTGAGGAGGTTAACCGTTGTGTTCGTGAGATTAGTCACGCAACTGAGTATGTTGTGAACAAGTTGATTTCAAAATTTGATAAGTTGTCTGATTTCTGTGATCATATCAAGCAGTTTATGTCAGTCGCTGATGAAGCTCAAATAAATGCACCTCCCAAGACACGACGTAATCGATTTGCTGAACTCCTAGGAGTTGCTCCAGAGAGCACGGCCACTATCCGTGTTCCAGTTGGTACCAGGTTCAAGGGTTGTGGTTCTCATAAACGCCTTAAATCTCAAAAGGAGCGAGCCATAAGTCAGTCTGGGAGTAAACATCGTCAATGTTCATTATGTAAAAAATATGGTCATAACAGAGTAACGTGCTGGAAATACACCGTGGTTGTGCCTGAGGCAGGTGCTTCGCGGAATGCTGGAGGTAATGAAGATACAATTCGCGAAGGAGATGCTGCTATGGTTGTTGAAGGTGATGGCCCTGGATCgaacgatgatgatgatgtgttTTACACATCTGGAAACGATGCAGATATGGATGATGAGGACATGGCTGAGTAG
- the LOC110935640 gene encoding protein SMG7, with amino-acid sequence MDKDKAAAAVASSSSHDLAQRLYDKNIELENKRRKSAQARVPSDPNAWHQMRENFETIILEDHSFSEKHSIEFALWQLHYRRIEEFRAHYSAASQARARPDRASKIRLQFKTFLSEATGFYHDLILKIRAKYGLPIGQFYPEQENHNVKQKDGKKSIEIKKGLISCHRCLIYLGDLARYKGLYGEGESKSRDYAAASSYYLQAASLWPSSGNPHHQLAILATYSGDELMAVYRYFRSLAAEHPFSTARDNLIVAFEKNRQSYSQLHVDSNGPVKESPARTKGRGRGKADLVTRSKEPITDTDVDKASAMRQTFKAFRVRFVRLNGILFTHTSLETFEEILSLVINALQELLSSGPEEELSFGTDSDESGLFIVILVSILIFTVNNVKGGTEGQSYADIVQNTVLLKSALITFYEIIGQLLKRCIELADPLSSFLLPGILVCVEWIACHSDVVIPKEPDENRSTAQFHFWSYCVSLFNKLLSAGLVSYDDDDEDVSCFTDMTRYEEGDNEYQPALWEDFELRGFLPLEPAHTFLDFSRKHSDSKKDKVARVKRILSAGKVIADKITIDHKKVRFDSKLNKFVIGVETQKDSGSSSKSYGDTTATRVVKQLKVESHVEGEEEDEVIVFRPNLIDSRTEVLSSKGSQQEGFENVQTKDVSSGPHVTMPQSNFHQVYTNSQSLLPVNNYTHSTGQPVTQSIGQPYQFQTPLWSGDSRQVASGLQGLSLLENGQPDMHRISNATGMMYAGPSQSMARPSVIDTRTNTIALSEPDLYHVGRNTSLASSLKVSTSRPIRHLGPPPGFSSVRPPKQVNEPNSAALGQNPLNDDYSWLDGYQLQQSSMKGGGVQPSNLSSHSQYMNDSVPTSGFPFPGKQVPMVRFEGETQNNQQQYIPQMDQQGQSIWKGNHFV; translated from the exons atgGATAAGGATAAAGCAGCAGCAGCAGTTGCTTCTTCTTCGTCACATGACCTTGCTCAACGTCTTTATGACAAG AATATAGAGTTGGAAAATAAGCGCCGTAAGTCAGCTCAAGCAAGAGTGCCGTCAGACCCAAATGCTTGGCACCAAATGCGTGAAAATTTTGAAACAATAATACTTGAAGACCACAGCTTTTCTGAGAAGCACAGTATTGAATTTGCTCTCTGGCAGTTACATTACAGACGGATTGAAGAATTTAGGGCTCACTACAGTGCTGCATCTCAGGCTAGGGCTCGACCAGATCGAGCTTCAAAAATACGCTTACAGTTTAAAACTTTCCTCTCAGAAGCTACTGGTTTTTACCATGATTTAATTTTAAAAATCAGAGCCAAATATGGTCTCCCTATAGGGCAGTTTTATCCCGAGCAAGAGAATCATAACGTGAAGCAGAAAGATGGGAAGAAATCCATTGAGATTAAAAAGGGTTTGATATCCTGCCACCGGTGTTTGATATACCTAGGGGATCTTGCACGTTACAAAGGACTGTATGGTGAAGGAGAATCAAAAAGTCGTGATTATGCAGCAGCTTCAAGTTATTACTTGCAAGCAGCTTCTTTGTGGCCATCAAGTGGGAATCCACATCATCAG CTTGCTATATTGGCCACCTATTCAGGAGATGAATTGATGGCTGTATATCGTTACTTCCGAAGTCTGGCAGCTGAGCATCCTTTCTCGACGGCAAGAGACAACTTGATAGTAGCTTTTGAGAAG AACCGGCAAAGTTATTCTCAGTTGCATGTTGATTCAAACGGTCCTGTCAAGGAATCACCTGCTCGGACAAAGGGTAGAGGAAGAGGGAAAGCAGATCTAGTAACTCGATCAAAGGAGCCAATTACTGATACTGATGTGGATAAAGCAAGTGCGATGCGCCAAACGTTTAAAGCATTTCGTGTTCGTTTTGTTCGCTTGAATGGTattcttttcacacacacaag CTTGGAGACATTCGAAGAAATTCTGTCCTTAGTTATCAACGCTTTGCAGGAGCTTCTTTCTTCTGGGCCAGAAGAGGAGCTGAGTTTTGGAACGGATTCAGATGAAAGTGGGCTTTTCATTGTGATACTCGTTTCCATACTCATATTTACTGTAAATAACGTGAAAGGTGGGACTGAAGGTCAGAGCTATGCAGATATCGTACAAAACACTGTGCTTCTAAAAAGTGCTCTCATTACTTTCTATGAGATTATTGGTCAACTACTTAAAAGATGCATAGAGTTGGCTGACCCGCTCTCAAGCTTTCTGTTGCCTGGCATTCTCGTGTGTGTGGAATGGATTGCCTGTCATTCTGACGTTGTTATACCTAAGGAGCCTGATGAAAATCGATCAACAGCTCAGTTCCATTTTTGGAGCTACTGCGTGTCTTTATTTAATAAACTGTTATCTGCCGGTCTGGTCtcctatgatgatgatgatgaagacgtGAGTTGCTTTACTGATATGACAAGGTATGAAGAGGGGGACAACGAGTACCAGCCTGCGTTGTGGGAGGATTTTGAGCTAAGAGGATTCCTGCCCCTTGAGCCTGCACACacatttttggatttttcaaggAAGCATTCTGACAGCAAAAAGGATAAAGTAGCTCGTGTGAAGAGGATTTTGTCTGCAGGGAAAGTTATTGCAGATAAGATTACCATTGATCACAAGAAAGTGAGGTTTGACTCGAAACTGAACAAGTTTGTTATAGGTGTTGAGACCCAGAAAGACTCAGGCAGCAGCTCTAAATCATATGGAGATACAACTGCAACCAGGGTAGTTAAACAGTTGAAGGTGGAGTCACATGTGGAAGGTGAAGAAGAGGATGAAGTGATTGTGTTTAGACCAAATTTAATTGACAGTCGAACAGAAGTGCTCTCTTCAAAAGGGAGCCAACAAGAAGGGTTTGAAAATGTGCAAACTAAAGATGTTAGTTCTGGTCCTCATGTTACAATGCCACAGTCTAATTTTCACCAGGTGTACACCAACTCACAGTCCCTTTTGCCTGTCAACAATTACACTCATAGCACCGGGCAGCCAGTTACACAAAGCATTGGGCAGCCGTATCAGTTTCAGACTCCACTGTGGTCTGGCGACAGCAGACAAGTTGCTAGTGGATTGCAAGGTTTGAGCTTGCTGGAAAATGGGCAGCCTGACATGCACAGGATTTCAAATGCTACTGGTATGATGTATGCCGGACCATCTCAAAGCATGGCAAGGCCCTCTGTGATTGATACTCGTACGAATACAATTGCTCTATCTGAACCCGATCTTTACCATGTGGGGCGAAACACATCCTTAGCTAGCTCTTTGAAAGTTTCTACAAGCAGACCTATAAGACACCTTGGACCGCCACCTGGTTTTAGCTCTGTTCGCCCCCCCAAGCAAGTCAACGAGCCCAATTCTGCTGCATTGGGTCAGAATCCTCTAAATGATGATTACAGCTGGTTAGATGGATATCAGTTGCAGCAATCATCAATGAAGGGTGGTGGTGTTCAGCCATCAAATCTGAGTTCCCACTCCCAGTACATGAATGATTCTGTACCTACATCTGGCTTCCCATTTCCTGGGAAACAAGTCCCAATGGTGCGGTTTGAAGGGGAAACACAGAATAATCAACAACAATATATTCCTCAAATGGACCAGCAAGGGCAGTCCATATGGAAAGGCAATCACTTTGTGTGA